The following is a genomic window from Carassius auratus strain Wakin chromosome 15, ASM336829v1, whole genome shotgun sequence.
AGCTCGAGTGAAGGGGAACTTCTTTTTTTGCTTGATTTTGCAATTCAGTGTGTCTTAAATATactattttaaagtattattttatttatgaacacACTGAATTGTATGGAGTGGGTCAAAATAGTGTTGCCTTACACCAGGAGGCACAAAGCTTCCACTTAAGGTCATACAAGATTCATGTGGAGGGAGCCCTAGAATTAAGAACAGTGGTACCTGGGGCAAAAGAGAGGAGGGGAGGCAATTCCGGCAGGAAgctcagcttcctgacagcctcgGGATCAGAATTGGCTCtgatactggcattttctgcgGATCAGGTGCGTATACTCTTCTGTATTATTGTTGAGCCCAacgaaaggcacaaaaacattataaagcaccaaaacatttttgtggacatatttcaagtgttctgaagcgGTTCCATAGTTCAGTGTACAGAGGTACAGTGTACAGGGGTACAGATTAATACTGAAGTCATTAATTcaagttcacataaactcttctttcCGCTGCGGCTGTCTGCCATCCTCCATTCAACAATCAAACTGTGTGTCGCGTTTGGTTACAGTCAAGACGAGTCTGCACAGTGactgaggtttaaaactgttaaaaaaacagGCTAGTTAAACTAACACACAGATTTAAAACACTACGTATCAATATCTCTCCCCTTTACTAGAGAGATATTTGTGATGTCTGGTTCACCAATTCAACAAATGCGCATCCTGTgctcagaatgatgagcttgaaaCAACTTCAAACTCATCTTTCTGAGCACGGGATGCGCATAAGTGCCCTATGATGCTCTATATTGGCGCCTTTAGTATAATAATACTTTTCTGTGgaaagattattaatagtctttcttgTTCTTTCAAATCTATAATATGTTGCTGCTTTTTTTACTGTGCTAAAAATTTAAAAGAACCGTATTTTATATTTccatatacaaacccgattccaaaaaagttgggacactgtacaaactgtaaGTAAAAAAAGAATGGAACAATTAACacatctcataaacttatattttaatcacaatagaatatagataacatatcaaatgttgaaagtgaggcattttgaaatgtcatgccaaatattgtcgCTATAATGTACGTCTGCATACATATTTCCCTGTATTATTGACTTTTCTTAATACATTCAGAATGTTGTGTCTTAATAACCATGGCATTACTTGGACCAAATTGAAGTGAACATATGGATGCCTAcaacttatttaattatttattgctactattataattaatatgtttttgttttttcctggCAATTGCTTTGCTTTCGACTGTGACAGTATGATTGTTTTACTACGATGCTTCTGAAAACGACtgttaatgtatgtttttttgttgctgtttttttgttgCTCTTCTTGCAAATAAAGgataaaaatgaactaaaactacaGGTGACAGGAAATGGAGAAAAATAAACCAAGTCTCCTCTTGCCACACAAAAAAAACCAACGTGATGTGGTTTAATTCCAGACTACAGCGCAAGTCATATTGAGCAGAGGACTGCTCTGTTATCACCTGTCAGATATAACATGTCATTAATTACACTCTACAACATTCTCcattgcttttttaatttttcttatgtCATTTATTGAAACGTTTTCATTATCTGTACAGCTGAAACAGGAAAACAGTATGAAGTCACTGACTGACCCAAACCCACAAATAAAAAGACCACCAACAGGGAATCAAAGACAGAAAGTAAATATTCAGACTGTTGATCTAGTTGAAAGCAATAGTCCTGTCAATCCAAGAGCGCAGTTGGGAGATGTTGGTGTAAACTGCAGGGAAACGGGGGTCACAAGTGCTTCTTTCAAAAGACACAGAGCCCACCAGAGTCCAGACCCCTGAACTCTCACACACCAGAGGACCACCAGTATCACCCTGTGGAAAAGACACATTTAAGACTGAACAGCAGCAACATTAATATGCTTGTGTGTTTCTTCCTGATCTGTCTTCATATACCTTGCAAGATGAGGAACCGGAGGCTCCAGCACAGATCATGGCATCAGTGATTGTTCTCTGACCCCAAATCTGCCTGCACACAGCCAGACTTATGATGGGAACGCCTGTTTGCTGCAGGATCAGAGGACTGGCTAAAAAGAGAAGAAATCATGACACATTGCATTGCACAGTAAACAGATTTGTTGTTATTCTCTTTTTGTTTCAAAGCTGACTGACTTATAGTAGCAGTCTGGCCCCAGCCAGTGGTGAAGCAGCGGGTTCCAGGCACGATCCTGGCGTTTGATTCGGGCAGACATACAGGAGAGATACGAGGAGTGAATGTGACTGGAGACGACAGTTTCAGCAGAGCAATGTCATTGATGAAGGTTTTTCCGTTGAAGAGTGGATGGGCGATGACCTGCATATGCATACAAGATGGATGATCAGTTAGTAGCTTACTTTTTAGAAGGTAAATACAAATTTAAGCATTTACTTACACCATTTTAGAATGTGTTTTGGATGTATTCCCTCTTGTTctaaattttatatttgtaaaaaataataaaatgacaataataaaatctaaaccaaagattaaaataatttagcatCCTTTAAAATCACACCTTTTCTTAAATTACAGGACATGATCCTACTACTAAATTAGttataatgaatatatttttgtagtGTAATTATGAcggttattattgttattattgtttaaaaaacaacaattataattttttttttctggatgtaTTCTGTATCTAATTAATTTTGGCCAGAACACAAGCAATATCAATTGGTCTCTTTTTCTCAATTTCAATATCTCTGATCCACTGAGATCATGAAACATTGCTACCTTGGAAACTAGTTGGATCTGGATGGGTTCATCATTAGAGCCACGATTATGTTCTCCAAGTATGACATGGTGAGAGTTGACCctaaagaaagataaaaaataaaacaaatatataaaaggcAGAAATAATGCAGACAGAGTATGTATTAACCACTAATGTATGTGATGTTTGTCAGATTGAAGAATCTTACATGACAGCGCATTGGGCAGAAGTGAGAACCCAGTTCTCGTTGATCAAGGATCCTCCGCAGATGTGGAAACCATTGGCTTGCTGTTTAAAAGGTAAAAGCATTGAAAACATGAAATTTACTCTTAAAACAAAGCagacaaatgtttgtttaaaaatcgGATGAGTTACCTGAAGAGAGACCTGCCAGGGCCAAGAACCAGAGATGGCATTCTGTCCGTTCACAATCCTGCTGCCGATCGTCTGCGGTTTAATCTCAGGGATTCCACAACCTGTTATTACAGAATGTAATTCATCATTTATGAGGCAGGAAGCTCTTATTTCAGGTTTTGAATTTTCAATATTTATCCATCATTATTCTTGCAAAATAAAGGACACACTTACCCAGAGCAGAGGCCACCAGGGCAAGGCAGGTGATGGAGAAGATGGTGAAGGTCATGATGAGTGTGTGATATATCTCACTGATGTATCTGTAGGTCTCTCTTGCTTTTATATCATTTCCAGCAGCTGATCAATCTGTGACATGGTGGAAGTCCATCCCATCAGCTCCAGTGAGCTCATAACTGAGGAATGTTTAGATCTGTTATTGATGAAGACAGTTTCTATCTTCATTGTCCAGAGCTGATGTTTTACGTGCAGAGATGATGAATTCTCCATTGTTTGACCTCATGAAGGGCGTTGAAGTCTTCTGTCTATTTCCTTGAGAAGCATCATAATTTCTGTTCTCTCATTGTATGTTACGATGTCATTGAGTTCCTTGGATTAGAAGTCTTTGTTGTAACCTTCtctctttgttgtgtttttttgtgttgagAATTTAGTCAATTTATTATGGTAATTACTTCCTTAAGTGTTTCCACTATGCTTGcagtaaaataactgctttccCAATAAGTCTTTGACATTAACTAGTCATGCATTCAACCCTTGGCAAGCCGTTGCAAGACAGTGATACTAAAGAGAATGGGACTACAGCAACATGTCTTCACACCAATACACTTGTATAGGTCATTTGTTCAAATCCCTGAAATCAGAGCTTATACTACAATTGTGCCCATATCAGCAACAGGagacttttatattaatgttttgtactcttttgtCTGCACCATAATTTGGGTTTTGTATGCTCAGTTGGTAGAGGATTGCTTTAAACAACAATATGCAATCATGTGATCATGGGTTAAATCCCAGAGAAGGCACATGCTCATATTATGAATATGCACTGTAAATCACGATTTTGCATGGTTTCTGtgagggtaggtttaggggcgggttAGGTTTGGTAATTCGTAAGATAAGTTGtacaaattgcatttaaataaacaggcattttgattggtaataatAGTCATACGtgatttcatgacgacagatgcaaCATGACACTGTCATTATTTTTCAATTTGTAATTATTGCATATCACCACCTACTGTAAAGGAGTGCATAAAGGGACTTGGTGTCAGGAATCAGTCAAGCCCGGTCCCATCCATCCCACAACGATCACGCTCCCCTGAGTACTAATCACCTGCATCTGCTCACCATTAGCAATCTCATCACAGCGCACTATAAAGCACTCATCACAACCCCAAGTCAATGTCAAGCCTCCAACAAGAACAGACAATAGACGGCTGTCTCTGGATCATCTAGTGCACTGCTGATTCAAAGACGTAACGTATACGcacttttgaaacactaaccttTGTGTCCTTGTTTTACTGCCCCCAGGATTCCTGTATGTTCACCTGTTACCTGAGTTACAACGATCTCCCGAGCCTCCCATGTTTCATTCAAGCTTACTTGATAACTTCCGCACccgaaagagaaagaaaaaagtataAATGAACTGTGACTATGCGGCATTGACATATCAGCTAAGGACTTACTCACTGGTTTTCAGCCTCGCACAGAGTGATTTGTACCAAACCCGCACCTGAAACTATCGATTACTTACCCCGTACTTGTTATTCTCTAAATAAACTCTGTGGTTGGATTCACTTACCTCTGCCTCTCGTTACTATCCTGACAAGAAGCTTGATCAACACCGCAATGAATCCAATGCAGCCCGAAGACAGTGCTTCCGCAAACCCCACTCCCACACTGGTTTACATTGCAAACACCTTCTCTCGACCAGCACCCTTCTCTGGACGGGCTGAAGATTGCAACGGGTTTCTGCTGCAATGCTCGCTCACTCTCGAACACAGGCTCACCAATATCCCACGGAAAGATACAAGATCTTGTTTATCATCCAGCAGCTATCTGGGGCAGCTTTAAGATGGGCTGAAACATTGTGGTTCCAGGAGACGCCGATCACCTCGTCTGTACAAAGTTTCATTAGTCAtttcaaaaagtatttggacgcCCCGTAGGTGATTCCTCTGTCAGCAACCAACTATTACAATTACGTCAAGGTAAAAGATCTGTTTCTGAGTACTCCCTGGAATTCCGAACCCTAGATGGGGCGAGTGGGTGGAATAAAAAAAAGGCCCTCCTTACCTTTTACCGAAGAGGATTAAACCCTACGCTTCGCCTCCAGCTCGCCATTTATGATAACAATTTGGGGTTGGAAAAATTCATGCAACAAGCTCTCTGTAACATCTCAAATAACACCTATCACCCTATGTGTTGAGGACCTCCATCATGAACTATTTGACCCATTAATTCTCGAGAATAGCCAAGCTGGCATAATTCTGGGCTGACCCTGGCTCATTTGACATCAACCTGCTATAAATTGGAAAACTGGTAAAATTCTGAACTGGGGTTGCAACTGCATAACCACTAGCATCTCACTCCCTGTCCAACCCGACCTGTGTCCGTGAATTCTACCTGCATTGAATGCCCCAAAGAAAATCTGTCAGTCAACATTCCCCCATGTTATTCATCTTTTGAGACGTATTCAGTCCTATGGCAGCCTCCAAGTTACTGCCACACTGACCTTgggattgtgcaatcgatttgaTCCCAGGTGAAACCATTCCCAAGGGTCGGATCTATTCGTTGTCCATCCAAGAACAAACCGCCATGCAAGAATACATCGAAAAAGGCTCTGAGACAAGGGTAAATCAGAATTTCCACCTCTCCAGCTGCCGCCAGCCATGCCTTCCAAACACTGAAGACTTCCTTCACCACTGCTCCCCTGCTCCAGCATCCAGACCCTGAAAAGAAGTTCATTGTCGAGGTCTATGCTTCAACAACAGGCGTGGGGGCCATCCTGTCACAGTACCCAGAGAACTCGTCCAAACCCATGCCTTGTGTATTTTTCTCCCGAAAATTATCCCCCGCTGAAAGAAACTATGATATTGGTAACTGGGAAATCTTAGCCGTGAAACTCACCCTGGAAGAATGTAGACACTGGAATGAGGGGGCCAGACATCTGTGACTCATTCTTACTCATACTGGCCAAGAATGCAGGACGACATCAAGACCTTTGTCCAGGGGTGTACACTCTGCACTATAACCAAGGTCCCACGCCGGTTACCACACATGTATACTTGTGGCTGTCGATGGATTCTCGAAGGCGTGCAAACTAATCCCTCTGAAAGCCCTGCCTACAGCCTTTGACACGCCGGAGTAACTGTTTTAACACATATTTGGCAATTTCGGCGTCCCTGAAGATATCGTGTCTGATAGAAGACCCCAGTTCATCTCCGGGGTATGGAGGGCATTCTTCGCCCTTCTCAATGTAACAATAAGCTTAACTTCGAGTTACCACCACAGACAAATGGtcaaacagaacaaaaatcaGCAGTTTCCTCAGGATGTTCTGCCACACCCACCAAAATTTTAGCCGCTATTTAGTCGACAGGCATCCACAAACCTGACCCTGTTCCAATGCGTCTTTGGCTATCAACCCCCATTGTTCCCCTGGTCTGGTGAACCATCCGAAGTCCCCGCCATGAATACATGGATAAAAAACAGCGAGAGGGTTTGGAAACAGGCACACCACCACCTTCAGCAGGCAATAAATTGCCACCGGCAATTTGCTGATATTCACCGTCGCCAAACTCCAACCTACCAACCTGGGCAACTGGTATGGCTCTCCCCCCCGTAATATCCGATTGAAGCAACCATGTCACAGTTTAAGCCCAAAATACATCGGTCCATTCCCTGTGGAGAAACAAATCAAACCGTCACTTACTGACTTCACTTACCTGCTCAGTATCGGATACACCCCACCTTTCATGTCTCCCTGTTAAATCCCCATCACTTACCTGTCTCTGTTCCCTATGCAGACCCAGTCCCTGACGATAACCCCCCGATACCACCCATAGAAGCCGAGCCCATCTACATGGTAAAGGAGATACTGGACTCCCGACGTCGTGGTGCGCGACTCGAGTTTCTGGTAGACTGGGAGGATTATGGTCCAGAAGAAAGGTGTTGGAAACCAGTACTTTcaagaaatgcaaacaaagatTTGAGTCTATTTCTTTCCATCTCTTGTTTTTAGAGATCACtcaacttatatattatatattgtatttgtgTGGGAGAGATAAGGCTAGTTTGCTTCAACTATACAAAATCCCGGTCTTTAGTTTTATAAgctttcagatatatatatatatatatacaatatatcatatataaaatcGTATATATAAAAATCGTAAAGTGAAATAAccagctttattttatttgagtaatgTTTACATGGTGtgtctaaaatataaagtaataggTTCAGTTTTTTTTAGTCAATTCAGTTTGTTTAGTCCTTTAAACCTCCTCATACAAGTAGACAATAAAATCTTAAGCAGTTTACATAACCTCTGAGAAACCTGTCACCACTCCTTTTTCATTGTTTCATTCAGGCATATTTCCAAACAAATGAAAGgaaatcaaatatttttgaaaCTCTTAATCAAATGACCCAATGTTTcacaaaatgaattattattttgaagtGCTTGAAACACTGCATTCTGTCCACAACTGctgctcaatatatatatatatatatatatatatatatatatatatatatatatatatatatatatatatatatatatatatatattcatatttcctTTATATATCATTGCATGTTATCATTTTTACTTatcatcaaaatattattttatcattgttCTTTTTGTATTATGCATGCACTAGAATTAAgattcattaataaatattaagctAAACTATCCACCTAATTTTTCCACCTTTAAAAGCGGTCGCCAGCATTTGTAAATTTAAGATATCTGGCTCCTGTTGTCCTCCTTCCAGTGGTTCCAACAGCTTGTTCTGCTTGATTTTGCAAATCATTGTACCATACTATTTTAATGATTAACTATGAACACACTGgcttgtagtgcaaacagttttaccatttaatGCACTTTATATTTCTTCAAATGATCAACCATCATTCCGGTccccaaaaagcccaaaatcacTGGACTTAACAACTACAGACCTGACGATTTCACGTCTGGGGTCATGATGTAACTTGAAAGACTGGTCTTGGcctacctgaaggacatcactggacccttgctggatcctttccagtttgcctacagagcaaacaggtctgtggattaTGCTGTCAACATGACAGCCCTTGGACAACCATCACAACAGACCTTGGAATTACACagtcctatttgtggactttagttcagcCTTTAATACCATCATGTTTGACCTTCTCTCAGACAAACTCACACAGCTCTCTTTGCCgacctcaaaataaatgtttaacaaaCCTGCATATGACTGAAGAAGTTAAATCCACTATTAAAACCCTATGTAAATAAACCCAATGGGCTTATTTTCAGATTTCTATAAAGCATTTGAAGATCTTCTAGTCCCTTTTTTAACTGTCTCACTTTTTTGACTCAGgcagctaattaaaaaaataaataaattcaatctcCACtggtcagatgttttttttttcttctccagtcTGGAATTcctgtaataatattaaatattttttttaattttcatgttgGATAACTGGTGGTGTTTCTCGACAATGAGATGCATTTTGACAGGAAAGAGTGGCCCTATATTTTCTGGGTTTTAGACTAATTTAACCTTGCTTACAATCTTATAAGCTGGCAAATGCTGCTCTATACGTAACCACAAGCCTCATGTATTTGCTCTAGTGATCGAGCCCTTGTATGGAATGATATTccggacattattcaaaaggaattgtaAATTGAATTCGCAAATGCGTTTTCatttgtggacgcataaaatgtgacataatccaaatgcaaatgcaaatcacacattaccgtttgcattttcgCTTTCGCGAACGCACAGTGAGTGCCAAATTACAAATTGAAAAGCAAAGTCCATTTGCAAATGCAATTCTCATGTCTTACGAGCTATGAGCctgtaatatttaaaaagcaattttaattaccacatttgctttttcactctctctgcacagcgcatgtaaactgccaaaactcaaatggaatcgcaattccgATTTCCGACGTCTACAcagaaacctgtcaatcaagtgacaggggtggggccattttattgggcgtATTTGCATTAGGAAGTG
Proteins encoded in this region:
- the LOC113114938 gene encoding chymotrypsin-like protease CTRL-1, encoding MTFTIFSITCLALVASALGCGIPEIKPQTIGSRIVNGQNAISGSWPWQVSLQQANGFHICGGSLINENWVLTSAQCAVMVNSHHVILGEHNRGSNDEPIQIQLVSKVIAHPLFNGKTFINDIALLKLSSPVTFTPRISPVCLPESNARIVPGTRCFTTGWGQTATITSPLILQQTGVPIISLAVCRQIWGQRTITDAMICAGASGSSSCKGDTGGPLVCESSGVWTLVGSVSFERSTCDPRFPAVYTNISQLRSWIDRTIAFN